The following proteins are encoded in a genomic region of Dyadobacter sp. UC 10:
- a CDS encoding WecB/TagA/CpsF family glycosyltransferase: protein MKQHFLSIDISLNPYRQFVDDLVELARSGASGYTCVANVHMLVEAANDKNFASIVNNATICTPDGMPLVWGLKLLYGIEQDRVAGMDLLPDLLKETERHGIPVYFYGGTPETIDNTRYYISQHYPQLKVAGMYSPPFRVIDQDEEREIVNNINNGRPGIVFVALGCPKQEKWMAAMKDRISATMIGIGGALPVMIGMQKRAPSWARNAGLEWLYRLAQEPKRLFKRYAVTNSKFLWLLFKTKMRLLSKSGN, encoded by the coding sequence ATGAAACAGCATTTTCTCAGCATTGATATCTCCCTCAACCCATATCGACAATTCGTTGACGACCTGGTAGAATTAGCAAGGTCAGGAGCATCTGGTTACACCTGTGTAGCTAATGTACATATGTTAGTCGAAGCAGCAAATGACAAGAATTTTGCCAGCATTGTGAACAACGCTACTATTTGCACTCCTGACGGAATGCCGCTGGTATGGGGCCTCAAATTACTTTATGGGATCGAGCAGGACAGGGTTGCGGGGATGGATCTTCTCCCGGATCTGCTGAAAGAGACAGAGCGCCATGGTATTCCTGTCTATTTTTATGGAGGAACGCCCGAAACTATTGACAATACCCGGTATTATATTTCCCAACATTATCCGCAGTTAAAAGTTGCCGGAATGTACAGTCCTCCCTTCCGCGTCATAGATCAAGACGAAGAGCGCGAAATCGTAAATAACATCAACAACGGCCGCCCAGGGATTGTATTTGTCGCACTTGGCTGTCCCAAGCAAGAAAAATGGATGGCTGCGATGAAAGATCGTATCTCAGCGACAATGATCGGCATAGGTGGGGCGCTGCCAGTAATGATTGGCATGCAAAAAAGAGCGCCATCATGGGCAAGAAACGCTGGTCTCGAATGGCTCTATCGCCTTGCCCAGGAACCAAAGCGGCTGTTCAAAAGGTATGCGGTAACTAACTCTAAATTTCTCTGGTTACTTTTTAAAACGAAAATGCGCCTACTCTCCAAATCGGGTAATTAA
- a CDS encoding glycosyltransferase family 2 protein, with protein sequence MIYIVIPVFNRIQFTLECLASLSRQTYRDFKIIVVDHGSTDNTSHIISQKFPDVTVLTGDDSMWWTAATNLGIKYILQTDADYILTLNNDLIVGPDYMKTLADAAAENSHSLIGSVSIDIANRNRVVFCGTIWNNLTAKYSRPVDLNMSYEVLRSNYKTVPSSLLPGRGTLIPTKVFQEIGFFDDIRFPHYMADEDLSYRAAQRGYKLLVNVKSAVYSHVSATGLSNVHIKKDWRYWNDFFNSIRSPNNFTLRRNWAFRNGRIPLLYFLFDYSRIMFSQLRKLRTQ encoded by the coding sequence GTGATATACATTGTTATTCCTGTTTTTAATAGAATCCAGTTCACATTAGAATGTCTAGCCAGCTTATCCAGGCAAACCTATCGTGATTTTAAAATTATAGTTGTTGACCACGGATCGACAGACAATACGTCACACATCATATCTCAGAAATTTCCTGATGTCACCGTGTTGACCGGTGATGACAGTATGTGGTGGACAGCAGCGACCAATTTAGGAATCAAATATATTCTGCAGACTGATGCCGATTATATTCTAACATTAAATAACGATCTTATTGTAGGTCCTGATTATATGAAGACGCTTGCAGACGCTGCTGCTGAAAATAGTCATTCGCTCATTGGTAGCGTTTCAATAGACATAGCTAATCGCAATAGAGTTGTCTTTTGCGGAACAATCTGGAATAACCTCACAGCTAAATATTCCAGACCTGTGGATCTGAACATGTCATACGAAGTACTCAGATCCAATTATAAAACGGTACCGTCGAGTTTGCTTCCCGGGCGCGGTACGCTGATTCCCACTAAAGTCTTTCAGGAAATTGGCTTTTTTGACGATATCCGATTTCCTCATTATATGGCCGACGAAGATTTATCTTATAGAGCTGCACAACGTGGTTATAAACTTCTGGTCAATGTTAAATCAGCGGTGTACAGTCATGTATCCGCAACAGGCTTATCAAATGTGCATATAAAGAAAGACTGGCGATACTGGAACGACTTTTTTAACTCAATCCGCTCTCCCAATAATTTCACTTTAAGGCGCAACTGGGCATTTCGAAACGGGAGAATTCCTCTATTATATTTTTTGTTTGATTATTCACGAATTATGTTTTCACAATTGAGAAAACTTAGAACGCAATAA
- a CDS encoding glycosyltransferase, whose translation MEVSIVIPTYRDWNRLAKCLNTLTLQSFPKGEIEIIIANNDVQDLPPGDFELPTNAKLINVAQPGSYAARNAAIEIARGRIIGFTDSDCIPDQNWVRNAVEYLQTHPEISRIGGSVKIFYREDKPNEVELYDNFFAFNQRGYVQNNGTAVTANMFTYASTFKAVGLFNSKLMSGGDFQWGTIANKNGFKIAYVEDVMVKHPARNNLTELLKKEKRVGDGQANFLHRQSKFATIFSFTKAFVPKLWEIKMVFNNGKGIPPGSLLKVLILRQYLVINRAYAKLQAQISMIDKTKLN comes from the coding sequence ATGGAAGTATCTATTGTTATTCCCACATACCGGGATTGGAACAGATTAGCTAAATGTCTGAATACCCTGACTTTGCAGAGTTTCCCGAAAGGTGAAATTGAAATTATTATAGCCAATAATGATGTCCAGGATTTACCTCCAGGTGATTTCGAGCTACCAACAAATGCGAAGCTGATCAATGTAGCCCAACCTGGATCTTATGCTGCGCGAAATGCGGCCATTGAGATCGCCCGGGGTCGCATTATTGGTTTTACAGATTCAGATTGTATACCAGATCAAAACTGGGTTCGTAATGCTGTTGAATATCTGCAAACCCATCCCGAGATTTCACGGATTGGCGGCAGTGTAAAAATATTTTATCGCGAGGACAAACCTAACGAAGTGGAGCTTTACGATAATTTTTTTGCCTTCAACCAACGTGGCTATGTCCAAAACAATGGTACTGCTGTAACTGCCAATATGTTCACTTATGCCAGCACTTTTAAGGCGGTAGGCCTATTCAATTCAAAGTTAATGTCCGGTGGCGACTTTCAATGGGGAACTATTGCAAATAAGAATGGATTTAAAATCGCTTATGTGGAAGACGTCATGGTTAAACATCCGGCGAGAAATAATTTGACGGAATTATTGAAAAAGGAAAAACGTGTGGGCGATGGACAGGCTAATTTTCTACATCGTCAAAGTAAATTTGCCACCATATTTTCATTTACAAAGGCCTTCGTTCCAAAATTATGGGAAATAAAGATGGTTTTTAACAATGGAAAAGGAATTCCGCCAGGAAGCCTTCTAAAGGTTCTTATTTTGAGACAATATCTGGTGATCAACAGGGCGTATGCGAAGCTACAAGCACAGATCAGCATGATCGATAAAACAAAACTCAACTAA
- a CDS encoding sugar transferase, producing the protein MKNHYPGLLPKAHLWTDVILLNLSFLLAYLLRFEVGSNLLPDNYINLLLVANLVWIFAIHILKTYLFTRLSYHFNTQLGNFLKAVSVHAAAMMAFLYLSKQGEDYSRYQFLLTYGLFVMMSTASRATAVLFLKLYRQAGYNYNRYAIIGKGDLAYLIREFYGERKELGYRYYGMFELDGEQNDIWNLEAHVKKNHLDYLYCCLSEMSDDQVRDVIKLGERLRTQIRLVPDFRGFMTNMATIEYHDMYPIIQVNTKPFSSFNEQTVKRAFDLIFSGIVMVLGAPIFFVVWAAIKITSPGPVFFKQHRSGRWGEMFYIYKFRSMYVDADKMGLQHSQGDNDPRITPIGRFLRKSRLDELPQFINVLKGEMSVVGPRPLFKYDVDMLMEAAPHDFQRLLTVKPGITSIGQINVGYADTVAKNVERLKYDLQYLKSYSVFDDVRLIFRTVQVMVLGRGQ; encoded by the coding sequence ATGAAAAATCACTATCCAGGACTTCTCCCGAAAGCACACTTATGGACTGATGTGATTCTCTTGAATCTTTCCTTCCTTTTGGCCTATTTACTTCGTTTCGAGGTGGGCTCCAATTTACTTCCAGATAATTACATTAATTTGCTCCTGGTCGCAAATTTGGTTTGGATATTTGCAATTCATATCCTGAAAACATATCTGTTCACGCGTCTTTCTTACCACTTCAATACCCAACTTGGGAATTTTCTAAAGGCGGTTTCTGTACATGCAGCAGCTATGATGGCGTTTCTTTACCTGTCCAAGCAAGGCGAAGATTATTCCAGATATCAATTTCTCCTGACCTACGGTTTGTTTGTAATGATGTCTACGGCGTCACGAGCCACCGCTGTTTTGTTTCTCAAACTTTACAGGCAAGCAGGCTATAATTATAACCGTTATGCCATCATTGGAAAGGGCGATTTGGCATATTTGATACGGGAATTCTATGGTGAGCGTAAGGAACTTGGATATCGATATTATGGTATGTTTGAGTTGGATGGCGAACAAAATGACATTTGGAATCTTGAAGCACATGTTAAGAAGAACCATTTGGACTACCTCTATTGCTGCCTATCGGAAATGAGCGATGATCAGGTTAGGGACGTTATCAAGCTCGGCGAAAGGTTAAGGACACAAATCCGCCTCGTACCCGATTTTCGCGGATTTATGACTAATATGGCCACAATCGAATACCACGATATGTACCCTATTATTCAGGTGAATACCAAACCGTTCTCAAGCTTCAACGAACAGACTGTGAAACGTGCTTTCGATCTTATTTTTTCAGGCATTGTAATGGTCTTGGGAGCACCCATCTTTTTTGTCGTATGGGCAGCAATCAAAATTACTTCTCCTGGACCCGTTTTCTTTAAGCAACATCGCTCAGGACGCTGGGGCGAAATGTTTTATATCTACAAATTCCGCAGCATGTATGTTGACGCAGATAAGATGGGATTGCAGCATTCGCAAGGTGATAACGATCCACGAATCACGCCGATCGGTCGCTTCTTGCGTAAATCTCGCTTGGATGAGTTGCCACAATTTATCAACGTTTTGAAAGGAGAAATGTCTGTGGTTGGTCCACGTCCTTTGTTTAAGTATGATGTTGACATGCTTATGGAAGCAGCACCACACGACTTTCAAAGATTACTTACCGTAAAACCAGGCATTACATCTATTGGTCAGATTAACGTTGGTTACGCTGATACCGTCGCTAAAAATGTGGAGCGGCTCAAGTATGACCTGCAATACCTAAAATCTTATAGTGTTTTTGATGATGTCAGGCTGATATTTAGAACAGTCCAGGTTATGGTTCTGGGAAGAGGACAATAA
- a CDS encoding right-handed parallel beta-helix repeat-containing protein has product MSKIFEISIVCLMVSLLGMIQPELQTSGAKSYYVSLEGKDTNPGTIEKPFLTLEKALQFSHTSTEATVKIYLRGGIYEIKRTLSLNSSKSNTRQEIEISAFSKEKVKLIGGHMLDMDKFRRVTDPKSLQKLTPKIRGRIYETDLKAQGVIDFGKLKRNGFGNERLPSYLEVFIDGKPGVLARWPNTTLLPIDQVVNSGTSKELSAGTNGPQIVTSTEEISKWPTVKDVWVAGYMSASWSYDNFPVESFDQNTKVLSLRGKSNYKISKTSVNNAGDIFSRGIYFYNIFEELDAENEWYLDQQQGKLFVVSEGDVKGKNIGVSILESPIFRLNKASNVTISNIEFALTRGSAVQIANSHNITIKDCKFRNLGLVAVDVTSSESVLIEDCEISQTGSGGIIMGGGNRRTLKSGKNTISNCDISNYSRLYQSYSPAIQLEGVGGVVSNCEIHDAPDQAIIFKGNNHQIINNHIYNVCGVYDDIGAVYTGRDPSSAGTKITDNLFENIGYNGNGRVAAIYIDDGSGGITISGNTFFKTGPRDLKDFGAIQINGGSDNKMRNNIFINCSKAYSVGAWSNAKWAETYLGKNSLKSRLVKDVDIRSSTYIEAYPHLADFFDTTKVKARINYIENTVAFGTKKIVTGKGYQIKNVSDKSSISVKSVQDIKELELPEEVKKWANWDRTEPGLGGRKRR; this is encoded by the coding sequence ATGAGTAAGATATTTGAAATCAGTATAGTTTGTTTGATGGTAAGTTTGCTCGGGATGATTCAGCCTGAATTACAAACTTCAGGCGCAAAGTCATATTACGTGTCTTTGGAAGGAAAGGATACAAACCCAGGAACTATAGAGAAACCTTTTTTAACGCTAGAAAAGGCGTTGCAATTTTCTCATACGTCCACGGAAGCAACTGTTAAAATATATTTACGCGGCGGGATATATGAAATCAAAAGAACTCTCTCGCTGAACTCATCAAAGAGTAACACAAGACAAGAAATTGAAATTTCAGCTTTCAGTAAAGAAAAAGTTAAGTTGATTGGTGGGCATATGCTTGATATGGATAAGTTCCGGCGTGTCACTGACCCTAAGTCTTTACAGAAACTAACTCCGAAAATACGTGGTAGGATTTATGAAACAGATTTAAAAGCACAAGGTGTTATTGATTTTGGGAAACTAAAAAGAAATGGGTTTGGTAATGAGCGTTTGCCGTCTTATCTGGAGGTGTTTATAGACGGTAAACCTGGAGTGTTGGCCAGATGGCCGAATACGACATTGTTGCCAATAGACCAGGTCGTAAATTCCGGTACTTCCAAGGAGTTGTCTGCAGGGACAAATGGTCCTCAGATTGTCACAAGTACAGAGGAAATTTCCAAATGGCCTACTGTTAAGGATGTCTGGGTAGCCGGCTACATGTCCGCTTCCTGGTCTTATGATAATTTTCCGGTTGAGTCGTTCGACCAGAATACTAAAGTCCTGAGCCTAAGAGGTAAGTCAAACTATAAAATCAGTAAAACTTCCGTTAATAACGCGGGAGACATATTTTCAAGAGGAATATATTTTTATAATATTTTCGAGGAGCTTGATGCAGAAAATGAATGGTACCTTGATCAGCAACAGGGGAAACTGTTTGTCGTTTCTGAAGGTGATGTAAAGGGCAAGAACATCGGAGTTTCAATACTTGAATCACCAATATTTCGTCTTAATAAAGCAAGCAACGTTACCATTAGCAACATTGAATTCGCGCTTACCAGGGGGAGCGCAGTACAAATTGCAAATTCTCATAATATCACAATAAAGGATTGCAAATTCCGAAATCTAGGTTTAGTTGCGGTGGATGTTACGTCCAGTGAAAGTGTCTTGATTGAGGACTGTGAAATCTCCCAAACTGGATCGGGGGGTATTATAATGGGAGGCGGGAACAGGCGCACATTAAAATCCGGCAAAAACACGATTTCTAATTGTGATATTTCTAACTATTCGAGATTGTACCAGTCTTATTCGCCCGCGATTCAATTGGAAGGAGTAGGGGGAGTTGTGTCGAACTGTGAAATTCACGATGCACCTGACCAGGCAATTATATTTAAGGGCAATAATCATCAGATTATAAATAACCATATTTATAACGTTTGTGGAGTTTATGACGATATAGGTGCAGTTTATACCGGAAGGGATCCATCGTCGGCCGGAACCAAAATTACAGACAATTTATTTGAAAATATTGGCTACAATGGCAATGGGCGGGTTGCGGCAATTTATATTGATGATGGAAGCGGCGGGATTACCATCTCAGGAAATACTTTTTTTAAGACGGGCCCACGGGACCTAAAAGATTTTGGTGCGATCCAAATTAACGGAGGCTCGGATAATAAAATGCGGAATAACATTTTTATTAACTGTTCAAAGGCATATTCGGTTGGAGCATGGTCTAACGCCAAATGGGCAGAAACCTACCTCGGCAAAAACAGTTTGAAAAGTCGGCTTGTAAAAGATGTAGATATCAGGTCGAGTACATATATCGAAGCTTATCCGCATCTTGCTGACTTTTTCGATACAACAAAAGTCAAGGCCAGAATAAATTATATTGAGAATACAGTCGCTTTCGGTACTAAGAAAATTGTAACGGGTAAGGGATATCAAATAAAAAATGTTTCAGATAAGAGTAGTATTTCTGTCAAATCGGTGCAAGACATCAAGGAATTGGAATTACCCGAAGAAGTGAAAAAATGGGCTAACTGGGATCGTACAGAACCTGGGTTGGGAGGGCGAAAAAGGCGCTGA
- a CDS encoding glycosyltransferase, with amino-acid sequence MKILTVHTFYQQKGGEDFVFDQENALLKSNVDIRSFTGQNAGGLKGAVLFFFSIWNSSVGTRFKNELRSHNPDVVHIHNLHYALGPIIIYLAKKANKKVVVTLHNFRLICPSGILLHDGSLFLDSVKSDFPWKAVFKGVYRNSVLQTFWLAFVTWFHKQMGTWDLVDKYILLTDAARNLFLESSLKINPDKLIVKPNSGPPSTVAKGPRLPHFMFVGRLTEEKGIVAMLTAFEQTGSYLKIAGTGPLENLVQDFCSRCRNISYMGSLTKEEVLSEISKCSALIFPSIWFEGMPMTIIEAFSTGTPVLASNLGAMSTMIQDGTNGMHFKPNDSGDLCKTIKRWNDLGNEEKAVISKNALDSYEALYTPEINRRKLLEIYNSF; translated from the coding sequence TTGAAAATTCTTACAGTACATACTTTTTATCAGCAGAAAGGAGGCGAGGACTTCGTTTTTGATCAGGAGAACGCCTTGCTGAAATCGAATGTGGATATCCGTTCTTTTACTGGACAGAACGCCGGCGGCCTCAAAGGAGCTGTGCTATTTTTTTTTTCAATATGGAATAGCTCCGTCGGAACCCGTTTTAAGAACGAACTTAGATCTCACAATCCAGATGTAGTCCATATTCATAATCTGCATTATGCTCTCGGTCCTATTATCATTTATTTGGCAAAGAAAGCCAACAAAAAGGTTGTTGTGACGCTACATAATTTCAGACTTATCTGCCCCTCTGGAATTTTACTTCATGATGGCTCACTATTTCTCGATAGTGTAAAAAGCGACTTTCCATGGAAGGCAGTATTTAAAGGAGTATACAGGAATTCAGTTTTGCAAACTTTCTGGTTAGCATTTGTAACATGGTTCCATAAACAAATGGGTACATGGGATTTGGTCGATAAATATATTCTATTGACCGATGCTGCACGAAATCTATTTCTGGAATCAAGCTTAAAAATAAACCCTGACAAACTGATTGTTAAACCCAATTCAGGTCCACCATCCACTGTGGCAAAAGGCCCACGGCTGCCGCATTTCATGTTCGTCGGTCGTCTTACAGAAGAAAAAGGAATAGTAGCTATGTTAACCGCCTTCGAACAAACCGGATCGTACTTGAAAATCGCCGGAACTGGCCCTTTAGAAAATTTGGTTCAAGACTTCTGCAGTCGTTGTCGCAATATCAGCTACATGGGATCGCTCACGAAAGAAGAGGTTCTCTCCGAAATAAGCAAATGCTCTGCGTTGATTTTCCCTTCCATCTGGTTCGAGGGTATGCCCATGACAATCATTGAGGCATTTTCAACAGGTACACCGGTGCTGGCCAGTAATCTCGGAGCGATGTCCACTATGATTCAGGATGGAACGAATGGAATGCATTTCAAACCAAACGATAGCGGTGATTTGTGCAAAACCATCAAACGATGGAATGATCTTGGAAACGAAGAGAAGGCTGTAATAAGTAAAAATGCGCTTGATTCTTATGAAGCACTTTACACACCGGAAATAAATCGGCGAAAATTGCTTGAAATTTACAATTCTTTCTAA
- a CDS encoding O-antigen ligase family protein: protein MTNFALLVLIVVLTIQNRAKIGKYVLTPLFAIGFFSLILLLSFYRNPTSETGIILFKIILSFVIFYYGAIYDKNPSKLIFTIAKVSCAFIVFNMILSFTPYAYQRWGTITTFSGLYYFKTDMALALVVFLAFVLASDQMNIWLKIMSIVFAAYLVYLTNARIHILTIFIVIGCWLYGERLFINIKRKILYLVPIGIVGFISLVIILNSIGDDNILKIEISTGNVYNDANLQGRNQIWNVLISKYQAATTYDQLFGMGLNADATLTVGNLETNASHNAHNGYIFLLIATGFVGLSSFFVILWLFAKRFFLITDNYSTIIKERTTRIVVHPVLYLFFVNTLIFLVASLTNSAIMFQQQTWFFLFFAGYLFNFRFNSYLSKRKNEITHKRDLVNI from the coding sequence TTGACCAACTTCGCTCTTTTGGTATTGATAGTAGTTTTAACGATACAAAATCGCGCTAAAATTGGTAAATATGTATTAACTCCATTATTCGCGATTGGGTTTTTCTCATTAATTTTATTATTAAGCTTTTACCGTAACCCAACATCAGAAACAGGTATTATTTTATTTAAAATTATACTTTCGTTTGTAATATTTTACTACGGGGCAATTTATGATAAGAATCCGAGCAAACTGATTTTCACAATTGCAAAAGTTAGCTGTGCGTTTATCGTGTTCAACATGATCCTGTCATTTACTCCCTACGCCTACCAGAGATGGGGTACTATAACGACTTTTTCCGGTTTATACTATTTCAAAACAGATATGGCATTGGCTCTTGTGGTCTTTTTAGCCTTTGTTTTAGCAAGTGATCAAATGAATATTTGGCTCAAAATTATGTCGATAGTATTTGCTGCCTACCTCGTTTATCTTACTAACGCCAGAATTCACATACTTACTATTTTTATTGTCATTGGTTGCTGGCTATATGGAGAAAGGCTTTTCATCAATATTAAGAGAAAAATTTTGTATCTAGTTCCAATTGGAATTGTCGGTTTTATATCGCTTGTTATAATTTTAAATTCAATTGGAGATGACAATATTCTGAAAATTGAGATATCCACGGGTAATGTCTATAACGATGCTAATCTTCAAGGAAGAAATCAGATCTGGAACGTATTGATCAGTAAATACCAGGCTGCAACTACTTATGATCAATTATTCGGAATGGGTTTGAATGCTGACGCTACATTGACTGTCGGAAATCTTGAAACCAATGCTTCACATAATGCACATAATGGCTACATCTTTCTGCTTATTGCAACAGGCTTTGTAGGGCTGTCGTCATTTTTTGTTATCCTATGGTTGTTTGCTAAACGATTTTTCCTTATTACCGATAACTATTCAACGATAATAAAGGAACGCACCACTCGTATTGTTGTTCACCCAGTACTCTATTTATTTTTTGTAAATACCTTGATTTTCTTAGTTGCGAGCCTTACAAATTCTGCAATCATGTTTCAGCAACAAACATGGTTTTTTCTCTTTTTTGCCGGATACCTGTTTAACTTTAGATTTAACTCATATTTATCTAAAAGGAAAAATGAAATAACTCATAAGAGAGATTTAGTTAATATTTAA
- a CDS encoding glycosyltransferase family 2 protein, with protein MNELVSIIIPTYNRRDRLHKSLLTVINQDYSPIEIIVVDDGSTDHTEEMVADLIKTDQKLPQILFYYKIKNSGAPTARNFGFQKARGKFVIFFDSDDLMIKERVRKQVSILESTQSDCCACGYYINEIGGKTYLPPVSSINMMKDYIKKKLKGSTQSWIYKRSLVEAVGGYDPTMRCYQDSDLTFRILLTNPKVVIMAEPLSIFIDHNGADRIMSNWTSKSSLESICRYYEKMVSHYVKSRDYGLAYVSQLSFLKSVLPSFLSLRAYADINHQKRHHFEMISTLPPAYQALLKSGFIINLITQSAKFYIKKMLGRSN; from the coding sequence ATGAATGAGCTGGTATCAATCATAATTCCAACCTATAACAGGCGGGATCGACTACACAAATCTCTTTTGACCGTGATCAATCAGGATTATAGTCCAATTGAGATTATAGTTGTTGACGATGGTTCTACCGATCATACTGAAGAAATGGTCGCTGATCTCATTAAAACGGATCAGAAACTACCTCAAATCTTATTTTACTATAAAATAAAGAATTCGGGCGCGCCGACTGCCCGGAATTTCGGCTTTCAAAAAGCAAGAGGGAAATTTGTTATATTTTTCGATTCGGACGATCTGATGATAAAGGAAAGGGTAAGAAAGCAGGTGAGTATTTTAGAATCAACTCAAAGCGATTGCTGTGCGTGCGGATACTATATTAATGAGATTGGCGGAAAAACCTATCTTCCCCCAGTTTCATCAATAAACATGATGAAAGACTATATAAAGAAAAAGCTCAAGGGAAGTACCCAGAGTTGGATTTACAAGAGAAGTCTAGTAGAAGCAGTTGGCGGCTACGACCCTACCATGAGATGTTACCAGGATTCAGACTTGACATTTCGTATTCTTTTGACCAACCCCAAAGTTGTAATTATGGCAGAGCCGCTATCTATATTTATCGATCACAACGGTGCAGATAGAATTATGAGCAACTGGACAAGCAAATCCAGCTTAGAATCAATATGTAGATACTACGAAAAAATGGTCAGCCATTATGTGAAATCACGTGACTATGGATTAGCATATGTATCTCAACTCAGTTTTTTAAAAAGTGTGTTACCAAGTTTTCTTAGCCTCCGGGCTTATGCTGATATTAACCATCAAAAACGGCATCATTTTGAAATGATTAGCACACTGCCTCCTGCCTACCAGGCGTTACTCAAATCAGGTTTTATAATTAATCTGATAACTCAATCTGCTAAATTTTACATAAAAAAAATGTTAGGAAGATCGAACTGA
- a CDS encoding serine O-acetyltransferase produces the protein MHRIFVEWFLCIEIPYKTSIGPGLTLFHGHALVINDSSVIGENCTIRHCTTIGNKENSDGSFSTSPVIGKNVDIGSNVCIIGPVRIGNNVKIGAGSVIVKDVPDNVVVVGNPGRVIKQL, from the coding sequence ATGCACAGGATATTCGTCGAATGGTTCCTGTGTATAGAAATACCATACAAAACCTCGATAGGACCAGGTCTAACTTTATTTCATGGACACGCACTGGTCATCAACGACTCCTCCGTAATTGGTGAAAATTGCACGATAAGGCATTGCACAACAATCGGTAACAAGGAGAATTCTGATGGTTCTTTTTCTACTTCTCCTGTCATTGGAAAAAATGTTGACATAGGATCCAATGTATGTATTATTGGGCCAGTTCGAATAGGTAACAACGTAAAAATCGGCGCGGGGTCAGTTATTGTGAAAGACGTCCCTGACAACGTTGTGGTGGTAGGAAATCCGGGCCGAGTTATTAAACAGCTATGA
- a CDS encoding glycosyltransferase family protein has protein sequence MPVFNNAQKLKFKDKLMAPILLFVYNRLDTLKLTVDSLLKNPLASESTIFIFSDAAKNAQNESGVAKVRAYIRQISGFKEVNIIEAAKNLGLANSIISGVSKVISKFGKVIVLEDDLLLASNFLTFMNKSLDFYENNPDVFSISGFIFDMKIKGSYDFDIFFTKRHCSWGWAIWKDRWEEIDWSVKDYDLFMNSTTQQKKFDELGSDLSDSLKRQMNGQINSWAIRCNYHQFKKQTYTVYPVSSKVDNLGFGVEATHTNQKFNKYKTTLERSPKFEFALPEFVFEDKALIRTFTAKYSKLTRLYYFLLNKIFG, from the coding sequence TTGCCGGTATTTAACAATGCACAAAAGTTAAAATTCAAAGATAAACTGATGGCCCCAATATTATTATTCGTCTACAATAGGCTTGATACGCTAAAATTAACTGTTGACTCATTACTTAAAAATCCTCTTGCAAGCGAAAGCACGATCTTCATATTTTCAGACGCAGCAAAAAATGCACAGAATGAATCAGGTGTGGCGAAGGTCAGGGCATATATAAGGCAAATCTCAGGATTCAAGGAGGTAAATATCATTGAAGCAGCCAAAAACCTCGGCCTGGCTAATTCTATTATATCCGGTGTTTCGAAAGTGATAAGCAAATTCGGGAAAGTTATTGTCCTTGAAGACGACCTGTTATTAGCTTCAAATTTTCTTACGTTTATGAATAAAAGTCTCGATTTTTACGAAAACAACCCGGATGTTTTCTCGATATCAGGCTTCATCTTCGATATGAAGATAAAAGGCAGCTATGATTTTGATATTTTTTTCACCAAACGTCATTGTTCGTGGGGCTGGGCGATTTGGAAAGATCGATGGGAAGAAATTGATTGGTCAGTGAAAGACTACGACTTATTTATGAATTCCACCACCCAGCAAAAAAAATTCGATGAACTGGGAAGCGACCTCTCAGATTCATTGAAAAGGCAAATGAATGGTCAAATTAATTCCTGGGCTATAAGATGCAACTATCACCAATTTAAAAAGCAAACGTATACAGTATATCCGGTTTCAAGTAAAGTTGACAATTTAGGTTTCGGGGTAGAGGCAACGCACACTAATCAAAAATTTAATAAATATAAAACTACCTTGGAAAGGTCGCCAAAATTTGAGTTCGCTTTACCGGAATTTGTATTCGAAGACAAGGCATTAATTCGGACTTTCACAGCAAAATATTCGAAGTTGACACGCCTTTATTACTTTCTGCTTAACAAGATTTTTGGCTAG